GGCTAAAATACGGGTAATATGACGAAGTAATTGTTTTCCTAAATAATAAGATGCATGTCGCGGGTCGTAATCCCAGAGACGGGTATCTAAAATATTTATAATAATACCTTTTTTACAGTGGGAATGAAGGTACCGTGCTAATTGTAAGGGTGCCCATGCATGGATGTTTACAGAGGTAATTAAATCCTCATGGGAAAACATCTTTATGCTATGTTCTGGGAATATACTTGCATTATTTATAAGAATATCTATTTCTCCTAATTTATCTACCGCAGATTTGAATATTGTTTCTCCCGCATTAGTTTCATTCAAGTCTTGTTTTATAAGTGCCGTTTTTATAGGATATTTATTTAATATTTCTTCTAATTCTTTGGCGTCTTTATCGGAAGAGTTATAATGTAAAGCGAGATTTACACCTTCCTGTGCTAAACAGATAGACAAATGCCTACCAATTCGTTTTGCACTACCCGTAATAATTGCATTCATTCCTTTTAAGGATAACATCTTTAAATTTTACCTAAAATTATTTATTTTATTTCTATTTTAACAAAATATTTTTGTATTCCCCTCTGGATTTCAAAAACAAAATGATTTATATTTTGTTCTTTTATACTGTTTAATGTTTCTTTAAAATCCTGTACATTTTCTATGGGGTCATTTTGTATAGATAAAATAATATCTCCTTGTTCTAATTTAGCAAGGCTTGCCCAACCTCCAGAAATAACTTGTTCAATAAATACTCCTTTTGTGTCTTCTTTTAAATTCATATCC
This sequence is a window from Candidatus Hydrogenedens sp.. Protein-coding genes within it:
- a CDS encoding SDR family oxidoreductase, producing the protein MLSLKGMNAIITGSAKRIGRHLSICLAQEGVNLALHYNSSDKDAKELEEILNKYPIKTALIKQDLNETNAGETIFKSAVDKLGEIDILINNASIFPEHSIKMFSHEDLITSVNIHAWAPLQLARYLHSHCKKGIIINILDTRLWDYDPRHASYYLGKQLLRHITRILAIEFAPEIRVNAVAPGLILPPPGETKEYLKKMSKTNPLQTFGDENDVSDAVIFLLKAKFITGQVIFIDGGRFLLGSSNDGII